The following are from one region of the Ignavibacteriota bacterium genome:
- a CDS encoding phosphoenolpyruvate carboxykinase codes for MILKDKVIKELEAQGIRNIREVFYNYGTPALYEQVVRRREGLLAHLGPIVVRTGHHTGRSPNDKFIVKEPSSEKNIWWGKANKSMTEEDFNRLFAKMMAYIQGKDLYVEDCYVCADEKYRLPIRVITEAAWHNLFARNMFRRYNDSSELENHVPQFTVMQMPNFHAYPQSDNTNSEVFIIINFGKKLVLIGGTSYAGEIKKSIFTILNYLMPIDHVMSMHCSANLGEHGDVALFFGLSGTGKTTLSADPGRKLIGDDEHGWSEDGVFNYEGGCYAKVIRLSEEAEPEIYDTTRRFGTILENVQIDAQTRRIDLNDDTFTENTRAAYPLTHIENIVEEGKAGHPKNLIMLTADAFGVLPPISKLSTEQAMYHFISGYTAKVAGTEKGVTEPKATFSTCFGAPFMVWHPTVYAKLLGEKIKKHNVKCWLVNTGWTGGPYGVGSRMKIQYTRAMLNAALHGKLENIDYETDPVFNLKVPKSCEGVPADVLNPRNTWKDKNAYDEMAKKLAVMFVNNFREYEADTEKEIIAAGPKLV; via the coding sequence ATGATTCTTAAAGATAAAGTAATTAAAGAATTAGAGGCACAGGGAATACGTAATATCCGTGAAGTCTTTTATAATTATGGAACGCCTGCATTATACGAACAGGTGGTTAGGAGAAGAGAAGGATTGCTTGCTCATTTAGGACCGATTGTAGTAAGAACCGGACATCACACCGGAAGAAGTCCGAATGATAAATTTATTGTTAAAGAACCATCAAGCGAAAAAAATATCTGGTGGGGTAAAGCAAATAAATCAATGACTGAAGAAGATTTTAATCGTCTCTTCGCAAAGATGATGGCTTATATACAGGGGAAAGATCTTTATGTTGAAGACTGCTATGTTTGTGCTGACGAAAAATATCGTCTGCCTATCAGGGTTATAACTGAAGCTGCCTGGCATAATCTGTTTGCGAGAAACATGTTCAGAAGATATAATGATTCTTCAGAGCTTGAAAATCATGTTCCTCAGTTTACTGTTATGCAGATGCCAAACTTTCACGCGTATCCGCAGTCTGATAATACCAACTCCGAAGTTTTCATCATAATAAATTTTGGAAAGAAACTTGTACTCATTGGTGGAACCAGCTATGCCGGTGAGATTAAAAAATCAATTTTTACTATTCTCAATTACCTGATGCCTATTGATCATGTTATGTCAATGCACTGCTCTGCTAATCTTGGAGAACACGGAGATGTTGCGTTATTTTTTGGATTATCCGGCACCGGAAAGACTACTCTCTCTGCCGATCCGGGAAGAAAACTAATCGGCGATGATGAACATGGCTGGAGTGAAGATGGAGTATTTAATTATGAAGGAGGATGTTATGCTAAAGTTATCCGCCTTTCTGAAGAAGCAGAACCGGAAATTTATGATACAACCAGAAGATTCGGTACTATACTTGAAAATGTCCAGATTGATGCACAAACCAGAAGAATAGATTTAAACGATGACACTTTCACTGAAAATACACGGGCTGCGTATCCACTTACACATATAGAAAATATTGTTGAAGAAGGAAAAGCTGGTCATCCGAAAAATCTTATTATGCTGACTGCTGATGCATTTGGTGTTTTGCCGCCTATTTCTAAACTTTCAACAGAACAGGCGATGTATCATTTCATCTCCGGATATACTGCAAAAGTAGCAGGAACAGAAAAAGGAGTTACTGAACCGAAAGCTACATTCAGCACTTGCTTCGGGGCTCCGTTTATGGTTTGGCATCCTACTGTTTATGCAAAACTTTTGGGTGAGAAAATTAAAAAGCACAACGTGAAATGCTGGCTTGTCAACACTGGCTGGACTGGTGGTCCTTATGGTGTCGGCTCACGTATGAAAATTCAATATACAAGAGCAATGTTAAATGCAGCTCTCCATGGAAAACTTGAAAATATTGATTATGAGACTGATCCTGTATTTAATTTAAAAGTTCCAAAATCCTGCGAAGGTGTACCTGCTGATGTTTTAAATCCGAGAAATACATGGAAAGATAAAAATGCTTATGATGAAATGGCAAAAAAACTGGCAGTTATGTTTGTGAATAACTTCAGAGAATATGAAGCTGATACAGAGAAAGAAATTATTGCTGCAGGACCAAAGTTAGTATAA
- a CDS encoding tetratricopeptide repeat protein, whose protein sequence is MSRKNILYILFLLLFIPISLCAQDITSGVKLIRNEKYNDAKKYFKGFLSSTSASEAYFYLGEIYMIEENVDSARICYTKGMESNKDFALNYAGMVRLNVLNGNDSEIAKNRNQAFDLSDEENPKVYIVIAEAFMHIKYFDTAMQIMDKALANKLKTADIFITIGKIYLGKINGTEAIKNFEEALRIEPENPEALSLKARVYSLISNYNSAISLLEEAIASDSTYSPAYKELSDVYSNINNYSKAAEYYLKYINKSETNNEKLKRYASILYLNKDYRKAIDILEELVSKDPDNSSLVRILAYSYFKLDDIENSKSYFQKLFSMSDDKYLPSDYENYAELLSKTGNDSLAIEYLAKVVQADSSRNDVYGKMSILYYKNKNWDGVISSLNRKKDLTAQEYFDLGKAYYFTQKYNEADSAFSTLASKVPDLAIAYFWQARVKANFDPESVEGLAKPYYEQFITISQEDTTKFKKELIEAYSYLGYYYYLKTDNANSKLYWQKVYALDPKNAQAVEALKSL, encoded by the coding sequence ATGTCTCGTAAAAATATTCTATACATACTTTTCTTACTTCTTTTCATTCCCATAAGCTTATGCGCCCAGGATATTACATCTGGTGTGAAGCTGATCAGAAATGAAAAATATAATGATGCAAAAAAATATTTTAAAGGGTTCCTATCTTCAACGTCAGCGTCTGAAGCATATTTCTATCTTGGAGAAATTTATATGATCGAAGAGAATGTAGATTCAGCGAGGATTTGTTATACAAAAGGAATGGAATCTAATAAAGATTTTGCGCTTAATTATGCCGGTATGGTTAGACTAAATGTGCTTAATGGAAATGATTCAGAAATTGCTAAGAACAGAAACCAAGCTTTCGACTTAAGTGATGAAGAAAATCCAAAAGTTTATATTGTAATTGCTGAAGCTTTTATGCACATTAAATACTTTGACACTGCTATGCAGATAATGGATAAAGCATTGGCGAACAAACTAAAAACAGCGGATATTTTTATTACAATTGGGAAAATATATCTCGGGAAAATCAACGGCACAGAAGCAATAAAGAATTTTGAAGAAGCTTTAAGAATTGAACCGGAGAACCCTGAAGCTCTTTCACTAAAAGCCAGAGTTTATTCGCTTATAAGTAATTACAATTCAGCAATTTCACTTCTCGAAGAAGCAATCGCAAGCGACTCCACCTATTCACCGGCATACAAAGAACTCTCAGATGTTTATTCAAATATTAATAATTATTCTAAAGCTGCTGAGTATTACCTGAAGTATATCAACAAATCAGAAACAAATAATGAAAAACTAAAAAGGTATGCTTCAATTTTATACCTTAATAAAGACTACCGGAAAGCCATTGACATTCTTGAAGAATTAGTAAGTAAAGATCCTGATAATTCGTCTTTAGTTAGAATTCTTGCATATTCATACTTCAAATTGGATGACATCGAAAATAGCAAGTCATACTTCCAAAAATTATTTTCGATGTCCGATGATAAATATCTGCCAAGTGATTATGAGAATTATGCTGAGTTGCTGAGTAAAACCGGGAATGATTCCTTAGCGATAGAATATTTAGCTAAGGTAGTTCAAGCAGACAGCTCACGCAATGATGTTTACGGAAAAATGTCTATCCTCTACTACAAGAATAAAAATTGGGATGGTGTTATCAGTTCACTTAATAGAAAAAAGGATTTAACTGCTCAGGAATATTTTGATCTTGGTAAAGCATATTATTTCACTCAAAAATATAATGAAGCTGATAGTGCTTTCAGTACGCTGGCATCAAAAGTTCCTGATCTCGCAATTGCTTATTTCTGGCAGGCAAGAGTTAAAGCTAATTTCGATCCTGAATCAGTTGAAGGTCTTGCAAAACCTTACTATGAACAGTTCATCACAATATCACAAGAGGATACGACTAAATTTAAAAAAGAACTTATTGAAGCTTACTCCTACCTCGGCTATTATTATTATTTGAAAACTGATAATGCAAACTCGAAATTATACTGGCAGAAGGTTTATGCACTTGATCCTAAGAATGCGCAAGCTGTTGAAGCTTTAAAAAGTTTATAA
- a CDS encoding phosphate ABC transporter substrate-binding protein, PhoT family, producing the protein MKVNLFTSFIVCAALFLSNCKSSDSPSDTPTYGKIAISVDETFKPLIESEVDTFQKIYEYAEVTVKYKTEIDAFYDLMETDIRLIIVPRTLNKTELEVFEKWEIVPKITKIAYDGVALIGSKDLKDSTLTIKEIGELLKGENIPGFKDTKIIFDNSKSSTIRFLKEKTGASELSKNCFALDSNTAVLNYVAAEKNCIGVVGVNWISDSDDTTRLSFLKSVKVLEIAMTKDDDFYKPYQAYIAQKYYPLWREVYIISKEAYTGLGTGLTAFIASERGQRIVLKFGLVPATMPVRLVELVENEDLYIKQE; encoded by the coding sequence ATGAAAGTTAATTTATTCACTTCATTTATTGTTTGTGCAGCACTATTCTTATCAAACTGTAAAAGTTCTGATTCTCCATCGGATACACCTACTTACGGAAAAATTGCAATCTCCGTTGATGAAACTTTCAAACCACTGATTGAATCTGAAGTCGATACCTTCCAGAAAATTTATGAATACGCTGAAGTTACAGTAAAATACAAAACTGAAATTGACGCATTTTATGATCTGATGGAGACGGATATCAGGCTGATCATTGTTCCGAGAACACTTAATAAGACAGAACTTGAAGTATTTGAGAAATGGGAAATAGTTCCCAAGATCACCAAGATTGCTTACGATGGTGTTGCTTTAATCGGAAGTAAAGACCTAAAAGATTCTACACTAACTATAAAAGAAATCGGTGAACTTCTGAAAGGGGAAAATATACCGGGATTTAAGGATACGAAAATTATTTTCGATAATAGCAAGTCAAGCACGATTCGGTTTTTAAAAGAAAAAACAGGCGCATCTGAATTATCAAAAAATTGTTTTGCACTTGACTCCAATACTGCAGTACTAAATTATGTGGCTGCAGAAAAAAATTGTATTGGTGTTGTTGGAGTAAATTGGATCAGCGATTCAGATGATACTACCAGGTTGAGTTTTTTAAAATCGGTTAAGGTACTCGAGATAGCGATGACAAAAGATGATGATTTTTATAAACCTTATCAGGCGTATATTGCACAAAAGTATTATCCTTTGTGGCGTGAAGTTTATATAATCAGTAAAGAAGCTTACACAGGTTTGGGAACTGGTTTAACTGCGTTTATTGCAAGTGAAAGAGGTCAACGCATCGTACTAAAATTTGGTTTGGTACCTGCAACAATGCCTGTAAGACTTGTAGAATTAGTAGAAAATGAAGACTTATACATTAAACAGGAATAA
- the acs gene encoding acetate--CoA ligase: MTDKKLSGDVYYPTEEIIKNSNAKCQQLYQSADKDYIGFWENEAKNLHWFQKWDKVLDDSKKPFFKWFVNGKTNIAYNCLDVHCETYRRNKVAFVWEGENGDFRSLSYFALKRETCRFANVLRSLGVKKGDRVTIYMGRIPEIVMAMLACARIGAIHSVVYGGFSVEALRERLEDSQSKVLIVADGAYQRGKIVELKKIADEALQRAATVESVLVVKRTGHEVNMEFGRDMWYHDLMSLPIAGNSCDIEIMDAEDPLYLLYTSGTTGKPKAIVHTHGGYMVGMYTTLKYVFDIHEEDRFWCAADPGWVTGHSYIVYGPLLNGATSFMYEGAPTYPYPSRWWGMIEKYGINILYTAPTAIRGFMRFGDAWVKRHNLSSLRLLGSVGEPINPEAWRWYHKVVGGERCPIMDTWWQTETGMFMITPMPCTPLKPGSGTKPFPGLKVDVVDEEGKSVADNEEGFLVIKTPWPAMLRTIWNDPERYVQQYWSRFPGVYMTGDSARRDEDGYYWVIGRVDDVIKVSGYRLGTAEIESAFVSHPAVAEAAAIGLPHEIKGNAIHAFVILRTGYEKSDKLIEELRQHVGHEVGPIAKPERIEIVDSLPKTRSGKIMRRVLKAKALGIDPGNLSTLEE, from the coding sequence ATGACAGATAAAAAACTCTCCGGCGATGTTTATTATCCAACCGAAGAAATCATTAAAAATTCTAATGCAAAATGCCAGCAGTTATATCAATCAGCTGACAAAGATTATATCGGTTTTTGGGAAAATGAAGCTAAAAATCTTCACTGGTTTCAAAAGTGGGATAAAGTACTTGATGATTCCAAAAAACCTTTCTTCAAATGGTTTGTAAACGGAAAAACGAATATCGCATATAATTGTCTTGATGTTCATTGCGAAACTTACCGGCGTAATAAAGTTGCATTTGTCTGGGAAGGGGAGAATGGTGATTTCAGATCTTTGTCTTATTTTGCTTTGAAGAGAGAAACATGCCGCTTTGCAAACGTTCTCAGAAGTCTTGGTGTTAAAAAAGGTGATCGTGTGACAATTTATATGGGAAGAATTCCTGAAATTGTAATGGCAATGCTTGCCTGTGCAAGGATTGGTGCAATTCATTCTGTTGTTTATGGTGGCTTTTCGGTTGAAGCATTGCGTGAAAGATTGGAAGATAGTCAGTCTAAAGTTTTAATTGTTGCCGATGGTGCTTACCAGAGAGGAAAAATTGTTGAGTTGAAAAAGATTGCTGACGAAGCACTTCAAAGAGCAGCAACTGTTGAAAGCGTTTTAGTAGTTAAACGAACCGGTCACGAAGTTAATATGGAATTTGGAAGAGATATGTGGTATCACGATTTGATGTCGTTGCCTATCGCAGGAAATTCATGCGATATAGAGATAATGGATGCTGAGGATCCGCTCTATCTTCTATACACTTCCGGAACGACTGGTAAGCCTAAAGCAATCGTACATACTCACGGCGGTTATATGGTTGGTATGTACACAACTCTGAAATATGTTTTCGACATTCACGAAGAAGACCGGTTTTGGTGTGCCGCAGATCCAGGCTGGGTTACAGGACATAGTTATATTGTTTATGGACCTCTTCTAAATGGTGCGACTTCTTTTATGTATGAAGGAGCGCCGACTTATCCTTATCCAAGCAGATGGTGGGGAATGATCGAAAAATATGGAATCAATATTCTTTACACAGCTCCAACTGCAATCAGAGGTTTTATGAGATTCGGTGATGCCTGGGTTAAAAGACACAATCTCTCTTCACTAAGATTACTCGGAAGTGTTGGTGAACCAATAAATCCTGAAGCATGGAGATGGTATCATAAAGTTGTCGGCGGTGAACGCTGTCCAATTATGGATACCTGGTGGCAAACAGAAACAGGAATGTTTATGATTACACCGATGCCATGTACACCATTAAAACCAGGTTCAGGAACCAAACCATTCCCAGGACTAAAAGTGGATGTTGTTGATGAAGAAGGTAAATCAGTTGCAGACAATGAAGAAGGATTTCTAGTAATTAAAACTCCCTGGCCAGCAATGCTCAGAACAATATGGAATGATCCTGAAAGATACGTCCAGCAATACTGGTCAAGATTTCCAGGTGTTTATATGACAGGTGATTCCGCCAGAAGAGATGAAGATGGTTACTATTGGGTGATTGGCAGAGTAGATGACGTAATAAAAGTTTCAGGATATAGACTAGGTACTGCAGAAATAGAAAGTGCTTTTGTAAGTCATCCTGCTGTTGCAGAAGCCGCAGCTATTGGACTGCCTCACGAAATAAAAGGGAATGCAATACACGCGTTTGTAATTTTAAGAACAGGCTATGAAAAATCAGATAAGCTGATTGAAGAGTTAAGACAGCACGTTGGTCACGAAGTCGGTCCAATAGCAAAGCCTGAACGTATCGAAATTGTTGATTCACTTCCCAAAACTAGAAGCGGAAAAATTATGAGAAGAGTTTTAAAAGCAAAAGCTTTGGGAATTGATCCGGGAAATCTATCTACGTTGGAGGAATAA
- the bshB1 gene encoding bacillithiol biosynthesis deacetylase BshB1 — MELDILVFAAHPDDAELSMGGTIAKFTSKGLKVGVADLSKAELSTRGNVKLRAKETAAASKILNLKAHENLGIPDGNILASQENLRSVVVLIRKYKPKIVFAPYSNDRHPDHMDVSNLVKRAFFSSGLEKFKTKFAGKSQIQYRPKKLFYYMQTYLFQPTFIVDISEHFQKKMESVGKYKSQFHNPRSKKEDTFISKPEFLDYVRTRAEFYGFQIRKKYGEPFYCEENIEYDFSDLM; from the coding sequence ATGGAATTAGATATTCTTGTATTTGCAGCTCATCCTGATGACGCAGAACTATCAATGGGCGGAACGATTGCGAAATTTACTTCGAAGGGATTGAAGGTTGGTGTTGCCGATTTGTCTAAAGCCGAACTAAGCACAAGAGGCAACGTAAAATTACGTGCAAAAGAAACGGCTGCTGCTTCAAAAATTCTTAATCTGAAAGCTCACGAAAATCTTGGTATTCCTGATGGCAATATCTTAGCTTCACAAGAAAATCTCAGGAGTGTTGTTGTACTTATTCGGAAATACAAACCAAAGATAGTTTTTGCTCCTTACTCTAACGATCGTCATCCGGACCACATGGATGTGAGCAATTTAGTAAAGAGAGCATTTTTTAGTTCTGGTCTGGAAAAATTCAAAACAAAGTTTGCCGGAAAGTCCCAGATTCAATATAGACCCAAAAAGCTATTTTATTATATGCAAACATATCTGTTTCAACCAACGTTTATCGTGGACATCTCTGAGCATTTCCAAAAGAAAATGGAATCAGTCGGCAAGTATAAAAGCCAGTTTCATAATCCAAGGTCAAAAAAGGAAGACACATTTATCAGTAAACCGGAATTTCTCGATTACGTCAGAACGCGTGCAGAATTTTATGGTTTCCAGATACGAAAAAAATACGGCGAACCATTTTATTGTGAAGAGAATATTGAATATGATTTTTCGGATTTGATGTAA
- a CDS encoding biopolymer transporter ExbD — translation MPKVKVPRKSTLIDMTAMCDVAFLLLTFFMLTTQFKADESVIVDTPSSISEIKLPDTDILNITVSNDGRVFFHIDNKNDTRVRLLQRISEKYPELEFTPEEIKAFELTGNVGVPLSQLKGYLDLEDVERKAYNQPGIPVDSTNNELGMWIMQGRLTNPNVRITIKGDQACPWPVMKKVMDTLQDKNVNKFNLITDLETDPNKLKGI, via the coding sequence ATGCCAAAAGTAAAAGTACCTCGTAAAAGTACATTGATCGATATGACTGCAATGTGTGATGTTGCATTCTTGTTGTTGACATTCTTCATGTTGACTACTCAATTTAAAGCAGATGAATCTGTTATAGTTGATACTCCATCATCAATATCAGAAATTAAACTACCCGATACTGACATTCTCAACATAACCGTTTCCAACGATGGACGTGTTTTTTTCCATATTGATAATAAAAACGATACTCGTGTACGTCTGCTTCAAAGAATAAGCGAAAAATATCCGGAATTAGAATTTACTCCTGAAGAAATCAAAGCATTTGAACTCACAGGAAATGTTGGTGTTCCCCTTTCACAGTTAAAGGGATATTTAGATTTAGAAGATGTTGAAAGAAAAGCTTATAATCAGCCAGGAATACCTGTTGATTCTACAAATAACGAACTCGGTATGTGGATTATGCAAGGCAGACTTACTAATCCAAATGTTCGTATTACAATTAAAGGTGATCAAGCTTGTCCGTGGCCAGTTATGAAAAAAGTAATGGATACACTTCAGGATAAAAACGTAAATAAGTTTAACCTTATTACCGATCTCGAAACTGATCCTAACAAATTGAAAGGGATTTAA
- a CDS encoding biopolymer transporter ExbD — MAELEQKQGGKKGKKKGRKKMSTRIDLTPMVDLGFLLVTFFMLTTTFSKPQTMEINLPVKPKGEVKEEEQNALKASKAFNIIIDGENRLFWYRGLPQEAVEPLVETNYTADGIRKVLLERNSSIPDMVVLIKPTNEANYKNVVDILDEMNISNIKRYALVDITPDDLKALQNYKEGK; from the coding sequence ATGGCTGAATTAGAACAAAAACAAGGTGGTAAGAAGGGTAAGAAAAAGGGTCGCAAAAAAATGTCCACAAGAATTGACCTAACTCCAATGGTTGATCTTGGATTTCTGCTTGTAACATTTTTTATGTTAACGACCACTTTCAGTAAACCCCAAACGATGGAAATTAATCTACCTGTAAAACCAAAGGGAGAAGTAAAAGAAGAGGAACAAAATGCACTGAAAGCATCAAAAGCTTTTAATATTATAATTGATGGTGAAAACAGACTTTTTTGGTATCGCGGATTGCCACAAGAAGCTGTTGAACCATTGGTTGAAACAAATTACACTGCGGATGGTATAAGGAAAGTACTATTGGAACGAAATAGTTCAATCCCGGATATGGTTGTTCTAATAAAGCCAACAAATGAAGCAAATTATAAAAACGTTGTTGATATCCTGGATGAAATGAATATTTCCAATATAAAGCGATATGCATTAGTTGATATTACACCAGATGATCTTAAAGCACTTCAAAATTATAAAGAAGGTAAGTAA
- a CDS encoding T9SS type A sorting domain-containing protein — protein MKYLATAVLICSMFLTVSNAQPAYQWVLKRSGSSLGGPIDYHNFNPDIVYYGSNATIYKSTDRGETFSATGTNVPGSSEIKAILLDDSNPGTFLVAIESSPEKIMKTTNDGQTWTTSLNNVTFSYFGIPITEDPSHPDTVYTMNGVNFLRSPDFGDTWITLSSNTGSNSAPCDIEVFPDTSIILIGDNGTGIFRSTDYGVTWSQAYSTSGEIPTISINYTTPGIAWATKWGGGGGLLKSTNYGSTWNLQSGFTGTSMWGVHVQPTDGNMVIAGCYSCGASWRTKNGGQTWTQISIGGSNYQYSIVDSMTQFAAQSSGFYKLESQYFIPVELASFVAELSGNDVTLSWTTATELNNQGFEIEQSFDNQNFNKIGFVPGFGTTTEMKSYSFIIPDVNAVVQYYRLKQIDFDGTSTTFNSVEVTGPMPDNFVLNQNHPNPFNPSTTISFTLPVESYVTIKLFNMLGQEVAKIADGSFQTGSHNFEFNAQNLTSGAYIYTLEANGVNGQVFKSTKKMLLLR, from the coding sequence ATGAAATACCTTGCAACCGCAGTACTTATTTGTTCAATGTTCCTGACTGTTAGTAATGCACAGCCTGCATATCAATGGGTTCTAAAAAGATCAGGAAGCAGTCTCGGAGGACCAATAGATTATCACAATTTCAATCCTGATATAGTTTACTATGGCTCGAATGCTACTATTTACAAAAGCACTGATCGCGGTGAAACTTTTTCAGCCACAGGAACCAACGTACCTGGTTCTTCAGAAATAAAAGCAATATTGCTTGATGATAGTAACCCCGGAACTTTTCTTGTAGCAATTGAATCTTCACCTGAGAAAATTATGAAAACTACCAACGACGGTCAAACCTGGACAACATCTCTTAATAATGTAACATTTTCTTATTTCGGAATTCCAATAACAGAAGATCCATCACACCCTGACACAGTATATACAATGAACGGAGTTAATTTCCTTCGCTCGCCTGATTTTGGTGATACATGGATTACATTATCCTCTAATACTGGTTCGAACTCTGCACCTTGCGATATTGAAGTTTTCCCTGATACTAGTATAATTTTAATTGGTGATAACGGAACCGGAATATTCCGGAGTACAGATTATGGTGTTACATGGTCACAAGCATATAGTACTTCAGGTGAAATACCGACAATCTCTATTAATTATACAACACCGGGAATAGCCTGGGCTACTAAATGGGGCGGTGGTGGTGGATTATTAAAATCAACTAATTATGGTTCTACATGGAATTTGCAATCTGGTTTTACCGGAACGAGTATGTGGGGAGTTCACGTTCAACCAACAGACGGAAATATGGTTATTGCTGGTTGTTATTCCTGTGGAGCTTCATGGAGAACAAAAAATGGTGGACAAACCTGGACTCAAATTTCAATTGGCGGATCAAACTATCAATATTCAATTGTTGATTCAATGACACAGTTTGCTGCTCAAAGCAGCGGATTTTATAAACTGGAATCTCAATACTTTATTCCTGTTGAATTGGCTTCATTCGTCGCTGAATTATCCGGTAATGATGTAACACTTAGCTGGACAACGGCAACTGAGCTAAACAATCAAGGTTTTGAAATTGAACAAAGTTTTGATAACCAAAACTTCAATAAAATAGGATTCGTACCGGGATTTGGAACAACAACTGAAATGAAATCATATTCTTTCATCATTCCTGATGTCAATGCGGTTGTTCAGTATTATAGATTAAAACAAATTGATTTTGACGGAACATCAACAACTTTTAATTCTGTTGAAGTAACAGGACCAATGCCAGATAATTTTGTACTTAACCAAAATCATCCAAATCCATTTAATCCTTCAACAACTATTTCGTTCACATTACCCGTCGAATCGTATGTAACAATAAAATTATTTAATATGCTTGGACAGGAAGTTGCTAAGATTGCAGATGGAAGTTTTCAAACCGGGAGCCATAACTTTGAGTTTAACGCACAGAACTTAACAAGTGGTGCTTACATTTATACGTTAGAAGCTAATGGAGTGAATGGACAGGTGTTCAAATCAACAAAGAAAATGTTGCTGCTGCGTTAA
- a CDS encoding heme-binding domain-containing protein — protein sequence MKKIVIALVVILVGIQFVPVERTNPSISWDINAPEKVASILRESCYDCHSNETDWPWYSHIAPVSFLVAGDVNDGRKHLNFSEWDKYEAEKREKIYEEIVEEIEKENMPLPIYTFTHPGAKLDDHKIKTIKEWVQPGSSLEDNVRYK from the coding sequence ATGAAAAAAATTGTAATTGCATTGGTAGTAATTTTAGTTGGGATCCAATTTGTACCTGTTGAACGAACAAATCCTTCAATCAGTTGGGATATTAATGCACCCGAAAAAGTTGCTTCAATATTGCGCGAATCGTGTTACGATTGTCACTCCAACGAAACAGATTGGCCGTGGTATTCTCACATTGCACCGGTTTCCTTTCTAGTTGCCGGAGATGTGAATGATGGAAGAAAGCATCTTAACTTTTCTGAGTGGGATAAATATGAAGCTGAGAAAAGAGAAAAAATATATGAGGAAATAGTTGAGGAAATTGAAAAAGAAAATATGCCGCTGCCGATTTATACATTTACTCATCCGGGTGCAAAACTTGATGATCATAAGATTAAAACCATTAAAGAGTGGGTGCAGCCCGGTAGCAGTCTGGAAGATAATGTAAGGTATAAATAG
- a CDS encoding MotA/TolQ/ExbB proton channel family protein, whose amino-acid sequence MGNPENFQGNNVNNLPKPGNYLGIIFKGGIIVPILMGILMMVITFSIERWITITKAKGKGSISAFVIRVYQKLSPKEIDSAIQECDRQRGSVANVIKAGLLKYQQVFGVKEMNKDQKIVTIKQEIEEATSLEMPILEQNLVILATIAPLATLMGLLGTVLGMIRAFAALATAGAPDAIALATGISEALINTAFGIGSSALAIIFYNYFTTKIDKMTYAIDEAGVAIVQNFSSHHS is encoded by the coding sequence ATGGGAAATCCTGAAAACTTCCAGGGAAATAATGTTAATAATCTTCCAAAACCAGGTAACTATCTTGGGATTATTTTTAAAGGTGGGATAATTGTTCCGATACTAATGGGAATTTTAATGATGGTTATTACCTTTTCAATTGAAAGATGGATAACTATTACAAAAGCAAAAGGAAAAGGAAGTATTTCAGCTTTTGTGATTCGCGTTTATCAAAAATTATCTCCAAAAGAAATTGACTCTGCAATACAGGAATGTGACAGGCAAAGAGGTTCGGTTGCAAATGTAATTAAGGCAGGTTTATTAAAATATCAGCAGGTATTCGGTGTAAAGGAAATGAATAAGGATCAAAAAATTGTTACCATTAAACAAGAAATTGAGGAAGCAACATCACTTGAGATGCCAATTCTGGAACAAAACCTCGTAATTCTTGCGACTATCGCACCTCTTGCAACCCTTATGGGATTGCTCGGAACAGTGCTTGGAATGATCAGGGCTTTTGCTGCGCTTGCAACTGCTGGTGCACCTGACGCAATTGCACTTGCAACCGGTATTTCGGAAGCACTTATTAATACTGCCTTTGGTATCGGTTCTTCTGCTTTAGCAATTATTTTTTACAATTATTTTACAACCAAGATCGACAAAATGACTTATGCTATTGATGAAGCTGGTGTTGCTATAGTACAGAACTTTTCGTCGCACCATAGTTAA